A genomic region of Roseofilum casamattae BLCC-M143 contains the following coding sequences:
- a CDS encoding ABC transporter ATP-binding protein gives MNNRLQLLKNLKRATGLVWQSTPVWTALTIILVILQGLLPLVSLYLMKLLIDTVTASVGNGMSAFYDVLKIVLAIGITLLARNLFGALSGYARDAQSQIVTDVVNDLLHSKSIELDLEYYENASFYNSLHRAQQEAIYRPQNILNSLLQLAQNGVSIVAIAGLLLSLHWSISTVLVFAAIPVLLVRLQYSKKLYKQQKTWTEKERIAWYFHWMLTAEAYAKEVRLFDLGSLFRQRYRNLRQQIREEKLTLSRQRAIARFFSQFGGLVAIFSAFSFIAYQTIIGAITLGSLVMYYQGFQQGQAFLAQLLASFATLYENSLFLSNLYEFLDLNPRIANLRSPQVIPTPIKHSLKFENVSFQYPHSTRSLLHDINLTIPAGETVALVGENGAGKTTLIKLLCRLYDPTSGQITIDGIDLRDVNTTDWRREISVVFQDYVRYDLTVRENIGFGHIANINNHEEIIRAAKKSGAERAISRLPQGYDTMLGTQFAEGEELSIGEWQKIAIARAFLRPAQLLILDEPTSALDAEAEYEVFEQFRQLIQGRTAILISHRLSTVKMVDRIFVLEKGRIVETGSHKELLKLGGTYARLFAIQAKYYQSN, from the coding sequence TTGAATAATCGACTACAACTCCTCAAAAATCTGAAACGAGCTACCGGTTTAGTTTGGCAAAGCACTCCGGTTTGGACGGCTCTGACGATTATTCTTGTCATCTTACAAGGTTTGTTGCCATTAGTTTCATTGTACTTAATGAAGTTACTCATCGATACGGTGACCGCAAGCGTTGGCAATGGCATGTCTGCGTTTTATGATGTCCTAAAGATTGTCTTGGCGATCGGCATAACCTTACTCGCGAGAAATCTGTTTGGGGCATTGTCTGGATATGCCCGAGATGCTCAGTCTCAGATCGTAACTGATGTGGTTAACGATCTGTTGCATAGTAAATCGATTGAGCTTGACCTAGAATATTACGAAAATGCGAGTTTTTATAATTCTCTGCATCGCGCGCAACAAGAAGCAATCTATCGACCGCAGAATATCCTCAACAGTTTGCTGCAACTGGCTCAAAATGGGGTTTCGATTGTGGCGATCGCCGGATTGCTCCTGTCTCTCCATTGGTCAATTAGTACGGTATTAGTTTTCGCCGCAATTCCGGTTTTACTCGTTCGTTTGCAGTACAGCAAAAAACTCTATAAACAGCAAAAAACCTGGACGGAGAAAGAACGGATTGCTTGGTATTTTCATTGGATGCTGACTGCCGAAGCTTATGCCAAAGAAGTACGGCTCTTCGATCTCGGTTCCTTGTTTCGCCAGCGTTACCGCAATCTACGGCAGCAGATTCGCGAAGAAAAACTAACGTTGTCTCGGCAGCGCGCGATCGCTCGCTTTTTCAGTCAATTTGGCGGTCTGGTTGCTATCTTTTCTGCGTTTAGTTTTATTGCCTATCAGACCATTATCGGAGCGATTACTCTAGGTAGCTTGGTCATGTACTATCAAGGGTTTCAACAAGGTCAAGCATTTTTAGCACAGCTTCTCGCAAGTTTCGCTACTTTATATGAAAATAGTTTATTTCTCTCCAATCTATACGAATTTCTCGATTTAAATCCGAGAATTGCTAATCTGCGATCGCCTCAAGTTATTCCTACTCCAATTAAACATAGCTTAAAATTTGAAAATGTCTCGTTTCAATATCCCCATAGCACTCGTTCCTTACTGCATGATATCAATCTCACTATTCCCGCCGGAGAAACTGTAGCTTTAGTCGGAGAAAATGGAGCGGGGAAAACAACATTAATTAAATTATTATGTCGTCTTTACGATCCGACGAGCGGACAAATTACCATCGATGGTATCGACCTGCGCGATGTCAATACCACAGACTGGCGAAGAGAAATTAGTGTCGTCTTTCAAGATTATGTGCGCTACGATTTAACAGTTCGCGAAAATATTGGATTCGGTCATATTGCCAATATTAATAACCATGAAGAAATTATCAGAGCAGCAAAAAAATCCGGAGCAGAACGAGCGATTTCTCGACTCCCACAGGGATACGATACTATGCTTGGAACGCAGTTTGCTGAAGGAGAAGAATTGAGCATTGGTGAATGGCAAAAAATTGCGATCGCCCGTGCTTTTTTGCGTCCCGCTCAACTTCTAATTCTCGACGAACCCACCAGCGCTCTCGATGCGGAAGCGGAATATGAAGTCTTCGAGCAATTCCGCCAATTAATTCAGGGAAGAACAGCTATTCTCATTAGTCATCGCTTGTCTACCGTGAAGATGGTCGATCGCATTTTTGTCTTAGAAAAAGGTCGAATTGTAGAAACTGGTTCTCATAAAGAATTATTGAAACTAGGCGGCACTTATGCTCGCTTATTCGCCATTCAAGCCAAGTATTATCAATCAAATTAA
- a CDS encoding nucleotidyltransferase domain-containing protein translates to MRQTNLHSTNSQGSSQNERKLPVNKLLLFCARYQLKTANSADITDLLKTDINWSIVWELALAHGISMLVYQTLKEIKSSALPASVFELMGVEFQKRRMYNLFLSGTLVELVNLFTQHNIQAIPFKGPIWAQLGYGNIALRDFCDLDILVRPEDFSKAKDILIERGYYDKNFGANEESLGEAQMVLPDRRTNIDVHYKLTPRDFYLQVETESFFEDLQTLSFLGKKVATFSPENSLAISYLQGTKDSWNSLKRICDFGKLIQTYPEANWLEVMDRCETDENDRVFWLGVAIAEIYLRISLPEILAEKLKQFPEVLKIARQHKEYMYYKNMEYGYIFYIISLWEKKETTLWSKIQYVLNIVLTVRASDRESFPLPNILFFLYYPLRIFRLITSYKLNSEKLSSLRNLFKG, encoded by the coding sequence ATGAGACAAACAAATCTCCATTCTACTAATTCTCAAGGCTCTAGCCAAAATGAAAGAAAATTGCCGGTCAATAAATTGCTTTTATTTTGCGCTCGCTATCAATTGAAGACAGCTAATTCTGCGGATATTACTGATTTACTCAAAACAGATATTAATTGGAGTATTGTGTGGGAACTTGCCCTTGCCCATGGTATATCTATGCTCGTCTATCAAACTTTGAAAGAAATAAAGTCATCTGCGCTACCAGCTTCTGTATTCGAGCTTATGGGAGTTGAGTTTCAGAAACGGAGGATGTATAATTTATTCTTAAGCGGAACCCTTGTAGAGTTAGTAAATCTATTCACACAGCATAATATTCAAGCTATTCCTTTTAAAGGTCCGATTTGGGCACAGTTAGGTTATGGCAATATAGCTTTAAGAGATTTTTGCGATTTAGATATTTTAGTTCGTCCTGAAGACTTCTCGAAAGCGAAAGATATCCTCATCGAGCGAGGATATTATGACAAAAACTTTGGTGCTAATGAAGAGAGTCTGGGAGAAGCCCAGATGGTGTTACCCGATCGCCGAACGAACATCGATGTACACTATAAGTTAACGCCACGAGATTTTTATCTACAGGTCGAGACGGAATCCTTTTTTGAGGACTTGCAAACTTTATCTTTTTTGGGTAAGAAAGTAGCTACCTTTTCTCCAGAAAATTCTCTCGCAATTAGCTATCTTCAAGGCACAAAAGACAGTTGGAATTCATTGAAAAGAATATGCGATTTTGGCAAGTTAATTCAGACTTATCCAGAGGCAAATTGGCTGGAAGTTATGGATCGATGCGAAACCGATGAGAACGATCGCGTATTTTGGCTCGGAGTTGCGATCGCCGAAATCTATCTACGAATTTCCCTTCCAGAGATACTTGCAGAAAAGCTAAAACAGTTTCCAGAAGTGTTGAAAATTGCCAGACAACATAAGGAGTATATGTATTATAAAAATATGGAATATGGCTATATATTCTATATTATCAGTTTGTGGGAGAAAAAAGAAACTACCTTGTGGAGTAAAATCCAATACGTGCTCAATATTGTTTTGACTGTAAGGGCAAGCGATCGCGAATCATTTCCCCTGCCGAATATTTTGTTTTTTCTCTATTATCCCCTGCGGATTTTCCGGTTAATTACGAGTTATAAACTAAACTCGGAAAAACTATCATCTCTCCGGAACTTATTCAAAGGTTAA
- a CDS encoding GatB/YqeY domain-containing protein, with product MSLKDRISEEIKAAMKAKDKIRLETVRGIKKLILEKETEVRAKGQDALNGDQELAILSQLAKQRRDSIEQYRNAGRDELAEKEAQELAILEEYMPRQLSEAEVAETIDRIIAQVGATSAKDMGKVMGPVMKELKGKADGKMVQDLVKQKLAG from the coding sequence ATGAGCCTTAAAGACCGAATTTCCGAAGAGATCAAGGCAGCGATGAAAGCCAAAGACAAAATCCGCCTCGAAACCGTGCGCGGCATCAAAAAGCTGATCCTGGAAAAAGAAACAGAGGTGCGCGCCAAAGGTCAAGACGCGCTGAATGGCGACCAAGAGCTGGCTATTCTCTCTCAACTCGCCAAACAGCGCCGTGACTCTATCGAGCAATATCGCAACGCCGGACGAGATGAATTAGCAGAAAAAGAAGCGCAAGAGCTGGCAATTTTAGAAGAATACATGCCGCGTCAGCTTTCGGAGGCAGAAGTGGCCGAGACGATCGATCGCATCATCGCACAAGTTGGCGCCACTTCTGCCAAAGATATGGGTAAGGTCATGGGCCCGGTGATGAAAGAACTCAAAGGAAAAGCAGATGGCAAAATGGTGCAAGATCTGGTGAAGCAGAAGTTAGCCGGATAA
- a CDS encoding serine/threonine-protein kinase, with protein MGSILQNRYRLVQQLGQGGFGCTYLAEDLARFNELCAIKELIPNTQNGQGLAKARELFEREAAILYRLQHLQIPRFQANFEQDGRLFLVQDYVEGKSYQTLLEERQSQGWAFSEDEVKRLLKQILPVLGYLHAQGTIHRDIAPDNIMWRQEDGLPVLIDFGVGKTIATQLYLGSAEQGAVATTVGKIGYAPREQMQGGLVYPNSDLYALGVTALVLLTGKSPGQLLDLETLRWTIPSPPISPQFAQSLHRMVAETPGDRFPSADRVLAALRGAPVAPPTSELPTQAVISPANVSSPQPNNSSAFIFLLGSIIALGAGVSSWMAVNYFFSSQQVQTPPQKVVTPSPSVSPSPTPIPIPTPTPSPSPTPLQAPQPPTAPAVYREALAVEAGTTTITEGSLQANEVQYYLINAEANDRFSLFITGDGVLMTILTPEGEPIGDRATDISVWEGVFPTAGEYAIVVTPIRGLSETDYQLDIGLERVTASVPDLNPNPTPAPILEPTPEAIVNTEIVQFAPGTTEQEINSRTDAGYIQRYALRVRQGQLMQAKVIEGNVTLNIRYPSGDLIEEAYELVFWEGEAAEDGVYSIDVIATETASFSLNLSITDE; from the coding sequence TTGGGATCGATTTTGCAAAACCGCTATCGCCTCGTGCAGCAACTGGGACAAGGCGGGTTTGGCTGTACTTATCTGGCAGAAGATTTAGCGCGGTTTAACGAACTCTGCGCCATCAAAGAATTAATTCCCAATACCCAGAATGGGCAAGGGTTAGCCAAAGCACGAGAACTCTTCGAGCGCGAAGCCGCCATTCTTTATCGGCTCCAGCATTTACAGATTCCGCGATTCCAAGCCAATTTCGAGCAGGACGGGCGGTTATTTCTGGTTCAGGATTATGTTGAAGGAAAATCCTATCAAACCTTGCTTGAGGAGCGGCAAAGTCAGGGATGGGCATTTTCTGAGGATGAGGTGAAGCGCCTGCTCAAACAGATTTTACCAGTGTTGGGCTATCTGCACGCCCAAGGAACTATTCATCGCGATATTGCTCCGGATAATATTATGTGGCGGCAGGAAGATGGATTGCCGGTGTTGATTGACTTTGGCGTTGGCAAAACCATCGCGACTCAATTGTATCTAGGATCTGCCGAGCAAGGCGCAGTGGCCACCACCGTGGGCAAAATCGGCTATGCTCCCCGAGAACAGATGCAAGGAGGTTTGGTTTACCCCAACAGCGACTTATACGCTTTGGGAGTAACGGCGCTAGTCTTGCTGACGGGCAAAAGTCCAGGACAACTGCTGGATTTGGAGACCTTGAGGTGGACGATTCCGTCTCCTCCCATCTCGCCACAGTTCGCCCAGAGCTTACACCGAATGGTAGCAGAAACACCGGGCGATCGCTTCCCCAGTGCCGATCGCGTCCTTGCTGCGTTGCGAGGTGCTCCCGTGGCTCCTCCTACCTCCGAACTGCCCACTCAAGCCGTCATTTCTCCAGCCAACGTGTCTTCTCCTCAACCCAACAACTCCTCCGCTTTCATCTTCCTCCTCGGCAGTATTATTGCCCTCGGTGCTGGAGTCAGCTCGTGGATGGCTGTCAATTATTTCTTTAGCTCGCAACAGGTACAAACACCGCCGCAAAAGGTTGTTACTCCTTCTCCTTCGGTGTCGCCTTCTCCTACTCCTATCCCCATCCCGACACCAACTCCCTCGCCTTCTCCCACTCCCCTGCAAGCGCCACAACCTCCGACGGCCCCAGCGGTTTATCGAGAAGCTTTAGCCGTAGAAGCAGGAACCACCACCATTACGGAAGGGAGCTTGCAGGCGAATGAGGTTCAGTATTACTTAATTAATGCGGAAGCTAACGATCGCTTTAGTCTCTTCATTACCGGAGATGGCGTCTTAATGACCATTTTAACCCCGGAAGGCGAACCCATTGGCGATCGCGCTACAGATATTTCAGTTTGGGAAGGAGTTTTTCCAACTGCAGGAGAATATGCCATAGTCGTCACTCCCATTCGCGGCTTATCGGAAACCGACTACCAACTGGATATTGGACTGGAGCGGGTTACAGCATCCGTCCCCGATCTCAACCCGAACCCAACTCCCGCACCCATACTAGAGCCTACACCAGAGGCGATCGTAAATACAGAAATCGTACAGTTTGCTCCCGGAACGACGGAACAAGAAATTAATAGTCGCACCGATGCGGGATATATTCAGCGCTATGCCCTCCGCGTTCGGCAAGGTCAACTAATGCAAGCTAAAGTAATTGAAGGAAACGTTACCCTCAATATCCGCTATCCTAGTGGAGATTTGATTGAGGAGGCGTATGAGTTAGTCTTCTGGGAAGGGGAAGCTGCCGAAGATGGGGTGTATAGTATTGATGTTATCGCAACTGAGACTGCGAGCTTTAGCTTGAATTTGAGCATTACGGACGAATAA
- a CDS encoding SGNH/GDSL hydrolase family protein produces MGIRERLNTLRNIGLILLISLGLTEVLFRCYNFFQPSFIFHDSSYNRFRGQPRAPEYDFRLNSQGFKDVEFKPEKDPEVKRILGLGDSFAYGVVPYEYNYYTRLEEKLRQRDRNLEIINMGIPNLAPKDYLALLVAEGLPLKPDKAIVSFFIGNDLENSQRSIWSYSYAISFLKFLLDLRNSYEGTIIHGGLEYQDELPTLSDERFLQMQVSRSKIFAVENEEIPERVRGAVAYLKEMKELCDRQGIDLFVVLIPDELQVNPELQARVINSLEIPVQQLDLSLPNQYLEEELVQAEINFLDLLPYFQGYSEMKVLYKPNDSHWNIAGNELAAELIFQYLERTAVNED; encoded by the coding sequence ATGGGAATTAGGGAAAGGCTGAATACATTGAGGAATATTGGTTTAATTCTCCTGATTTCGCTAGGACTGACGGAGGTCTTATTCCGCTGTTATAATTTTTTCCAACCGAGCTTTATTTTTCACGATAGTTCCTATAATCGGTTTCGCGGACAACCCCGAGCACCGGAATATGATTTTCGCTTAAATTCTCAGGGGTTTAAAGATGTTGAGTTCAAACCCGAGAAAGATCCGGAGGTGAAGCGGATTTTGGGATTGGGAGACTCGTTTGCTTATGGAGTTGTGCCCTATGAATATAACTACTATACTCGCTTGGAAGAAAAGCTGAGACAGCGCGATCGCAATCTGGAAATTATTAATATGGGCATTCCAAATCTGGCACCCAAAGATTATTTGGCGCTGCTGGTTGCCGAAGGTTTACCCCTGAAACCGGATAAAGCGATCGTTAGTTTTTTTATTGGGAACGATTTAGAAAATTCGCAGCGCAGCATTTGGTCTTATTCTTATGCCATCTCGTTTCTCAAGTTTTTACTCGATCTGAGAAATAGTTATGAAGGTACAATTATTCATGGCGGTTTGGAATATCAGGACGAGCTACCCACCTTGAGCGACGAACGGTTCTTGCAAATGCAGGTGAGTCGCAGCAAAATCTTTGCGGTGGAAAATGAGGAGATTCCAGAAAGAGTTCGGGGAGCCGTTGCTTATTTGAAAGAAATGAAGGAATTGTGCGATCGCCAAGGTATCGATCTTTTTGTCGTTCTCATTCCTGACGAGTTACAAGTTAACCCAGAGTTGCAAGCTCGAGTGATTAATTCTCTGGAGATTCCCGTGCAACAACTCGATTTGAGTCTGCCCAATCAATATTTAGAAGAAGAACTGGTGCAAGCGGAAATTAACTTTCTCGATCTCTTGCCTTATTTTCAAGGATATTCCGAAATGAAAGTTTTATATAAACCGAATGACAGTCATTGGAATATTGCGGGAAACGAACTGGCAGCCGAACTTATTTTCCAATACTTAGAACGAACGGCTGTAAACGAGGATTGA